In Oncorhynchus clarkii lewisi isolate Uvic-CL-2024 chromosome 2, UVic_Ocla_1.0, whole genome shotgun sequence, one DNA window encodes the following:
- the LOC139380225 gene encoding Krueppel-like factor 10 isoform X2, which translates to MRKCMSSFVERHNNSDTVEVDELYYPGSQNHEESQCHPMAVGDMEAVEALMFMNTHWKARTSRSFKHRQFRPLTPSPDFSEDDSHLSFDPAECMTPPYSPPNFEAIHSHPAPETVHTSWCQRHNPQPAQQGLTQPQMVSQPRSQATSVIRHTADAQHCSWSICPAALLEQRLNQHLPPQPQPSPDSINNPLADRLSGRGSKGNMTPLDSSAEPAAIQAPVTVTLPASVGKFHQPTSVSPVNCRVSPVPVYCQILPVVPIGTNSHIPMVTTTMVAATSHQQQSAAVGPPSVFFMGDQVTKGPIIFLVPRPVVGIQPSVLTSGGTKLPAIAPAPGFTSVVQRSSLQPAEVSRVRSHICPHEDCGKTYFKSSHLKAHMRTHTGEKPFKCRWEGCERRFARSDELSRHRRIHTGEKRFACPMCHSRFMRSDHLAKHARRHLATKKVPCWQMGVCHSGDVTHAVFSALFLRPLPRINSCLKDTVE; encoded by the exons ATGAGAAAATGTATGTCGTCCTTTGTCGAGCGCCACAACAAT AGTGACACCGTGGAAGTTGATGAGCTGTACTATCCTGGCAGTCAGAACCATGAAGAGTCCCAGTGTCACCCTATGGCCGTGGGAGACATGGAGGCGGTGGAAGCTCTTATGTTTATGAACACCCACTGGAAAGCCAGGACTTCCAGGAGCTTCAAGCATAGACAGTTCCGACCTCTGACCCCTTCCCCTGACTTCTCAGAGGATGACTCTCATCTCTCATTTGACCCGGCTGAG TGTATGACCCCGCCATACAGCCCGCCAAACTTTGAGGCCATTCACAGTCATCCTGCTCCAGAGACAGTACATACCTCCTGGTGCCAGAGACATAACCCACAGCCAGCACAGCAGGGCTTGACACAGCCACAGATGGTCAGCCAGCCCCGATCACAGGCCACCAGTGTGATCCGTCACACTGCAGACGCACAGCACTGCAGCTGGAGCATCTGTCCAGCCGCCCTCCTGGAGCAGAGACTAAACCAACACCTgcctccccagccccagccaagCCCAGACAGCATCAACAACCCCCTGGCAGATAGGCTATCTGGCAGGGGCTCCAAAGGGAACATGACACCCCTTGACTCCTCTGCTGAACCGGCTGCCATCCAGGCTCCGGTTACTGTAACTCTGCCAGCCTCTGTTGGTAAATTCCACCAACCTACATCGGTGTCCCCTGTCAACTGTAGGGTTTCTCCTGTTCCGGTTTATTGCCAGATACTACCTGTTGTGCCAATTGGAACGAACAGTCATATTCCAATGGTTACCACCACCATGGTGGCGGCAACCAGTCACCAACAACAGTCAGCAGCAGTTGGTCCTCCTTCAGTCTTCTTCATGGGTGACCAGGTGACAAAGGGCCCTATCATCTTCTTGGTTCCCCGGCCAGTTGTCGGGATCCAGCCGTCAGTGCTGACATCTGGTGGCACCAAGCTGCCAGCCATCGCCCCAGCGCCAGGCTTCACCTCAGTGGTCCAGCGGAGCAGCCTGCAGCCTGCTGAGGTGTCCAGAGTCCGCAGCCATATCTGCCCCCACGAGGACTGTGGCAAGACCTACTTTAAGAGCTCCCACCTCAAGGCTCACATGAGGACTCACACAG GTGAGAAACCTTTCAAATGCAGGTGGGAAGGCTGTGAGAGACGCTTCGCTCGATCCGATGAGCTATCACGCCATCGTAGAATCCACACGGGAGAGAAGCGTTTCGCCTGCCCCATGTGCCACAGCCGCTTCATGCGTAGCGACCACCTGGCCAAGCACGCCCGTCGACACCTGGCCACCAAGAAGGTGCCCTGTTGGCAGATGGGAGTCTGTCACAGCGGTGATGTTACACATGCAGTGTTTTCGGCACTGTTCCTTCGTCCTCTGCCCAGAATAAACTCTTGCCTTAAAGACACTGTAGAATAA
- the LOC139380225 gene encoding Krueppel-like factor 10 isoform X1, whose product MRKCMSSFVERHNNSDTVEVDELYYPGSQNHEESQCHPMAVGDMEAVEALMFMNTHWKARTSRSFKHRQFRPLTPSPDFSEDDSHLSFDPAEVCESLCMTPPYSPPNFEAIHSHPAPETVHTSWCQRHNPQPAQQGLTQPQMVSQPRSQATSVIRHTADAQHCSWSICPAALLEQRLNQHLPPQPQPSPDSINNPLADRLSGRGSKGNMTPLDSSAEPAAIQAPVTVTLPASVGKFHQPTSVSPVNCRVSPVPVYCQILPVVPIGTNSHIPMVTTTMVAATSHQQQSAAVGPPSVFFMGDQVTKGPIIFLVPRPVVGIQPSVLTSGGTKLPAIAPAPGFTSVVQRSSLQPAEVSRVRSHICPHEDCGKTYFKSSHLKAHMRTHTGEKPFKCRWEGCERRFARSDELSRHRRIHTGEKRFACPMCHSRFMRSDHLAKHARRHLATKKVPCWQMGVCHSGDVTHAVFSALFLRPLPRINSCLKDTVE is encoded by the exons ATGAGAAAATGTATGTCGTCCTTTGTCGAGCGCCACAACAAT AGTGACACCGTGGAAGTTGATGAGCTGTACTATCCTGGCAGTCAGAACCATGAAGAGTCCCAGTGTCACCCTATGGCCGTGGGAGACATGGAGGCGGTGGAAGCTCTTATGTTTATGAACACCCACTGGAAAGCCAGGACTTCCAGGAGCTTCAAGCATAGACAGTTCCGACCTCTGACCCCTTCCCCTGACTTCTCAGAGGATGACTCTCATCTCTCATTTGACCCGGCTGAGGTTTGTGAGTCTCTG TGTATGACCCCGCCATACAGCCCGCCAAACTTTGAGGCCATTCACAGTCATCCTGCTCCAGAGACAGTACATACCTCCTGGTGCCAGAGACATAACCCACAGCCAGCACAGCAGGGCTTGACACAGCCACAGATGGTCAGCCAGCCCCGATCACAGGCCACCAGTGTGATCCGTCACACTGCAGACGCACAGCACTGCAGCTGGAGCATCTGTCCAGCCGCCCTCCTGGAGCAGAGACTAAACCAACACCTgcctccccagccccagccaagCCCAGACAGCATCAACAACCCCCTGGCAGATAGGCTATCTGGCAGGGGCTCCAAAGGGAACATGACACCCCTTGACTCCTCTGCTGAACCGGCTGCCATCCAGGCTCCGGTTACTGTAACTCTGCCAGCCTCTGTTGGTAAATTCCACCAACCTACATCGGTGTCCCCTGTCAACTGTAGGGTTTCTCCTGTTCCGGTTTATTGCCAGATACTACCTGTTGTGCCAATTGGAACGAACAGTCATATTCCAATGGTTACCACCACCATGGTGGCGGCAACCAGTCACCAACAACAGTCAGCAGCAGTTGGTCCTCCTTCAGTCTTCTTCATGGGTGACCAGGTGACAAAGGGCCCTATCATCTTCTTGGTTCCCCGGCCAGTTGTCGGGATCCAGCCGTCAGTGCTGACATCTGGTGGCACCAAGCTGCCAGCCATCGCCCCAGCGCCAGGCTTCACCTCAGTGGTCCAGCGGAGCAGCCTGCAGCCTGCTGAGGTGTCCAGAGTCCGCAGCCATATCTGCCCCCACGAGGACTGTGGCAAGACCTACTTTAAGAGCTCCCACCTCAAGGCTCACATGAGGACTCACACAG GTGAGAAACCTTTCAAATGCAGGTGGGAAGGCTGTGAGAGACGCTTCGCTCGATCCGATGAGCTATCACGCCATCGTAGAATCCACACGGGAGAGAAGCGTTTCGCCTGCCCCATGTGCCACAGCCGCTTCATGCGTAGCGACCACCTGGCCAAGCACGCCCGTCGACACCTGGCCACCAAGAAGGTGCCCTGTTGGCAGATGGGAGTCTGTCACAGCGGTGATGTTACACATGCAGTGTTTTCGGCACTGTTCCTTCGTCCTCTGCCCAGAATAAACTCTTGCCTTAAAGACACTGTAGAATAA